In Desulfovibrio sp., the following are encoded in one genomic region:
- a CDS encoding ABC transporter substrate-binding protein, with the protein MKKMLVFAMAFMFVLSLAAGAMAQKPLVKVPTCWMDSSEAFNIWYAKKKGWDKEEGLDIEMISFGSGPAQMEALPAKQWVLGGTGVGGTLIGGMRYNIYLVGGANAEDDVNAFYVRKDSPILKKKGYNPEYPDVYGTPETVKGSTILLTSQTTVHYIIGKWLEILGLKESDVKITNMEMPSIVAAFEKGIGDVASVWAPVTFQAESRGWVKAGSTGTTKAYTATVLVGDKEWCDKNPETAAKFLRVYYRVSQLLKAQGSSPEMVKSYQDFMNDFCGTKMSADDAKKDLDVHPRWTLAEATKLNDAAKGEAEMTRWQNQAAEFFTRMGRFSPAELEKFKKAGIVTDKFLKIAGQQPLPQ; encoded by the coding sequence CACATGCTGGATGGATTCCTCCGAAGCCTTCAACATCTGGTATGCCAAGAAGAAGGGCTGGGACAAGGAAGAAGGGCTTGATATCGAGATGATTTCCTTCGGCAGCGGCCCGGCCCAGATGGAAGCCCTTCCCGCCAAACAGTGGGTTCTGGGCGGCACTGGCGTTGGCGGTACGCTCATCGGCGGCATGCGCTACAACATCTACCTGGTCGGCGGCGCCAATGCCGAAGACGACGTGAACGCTTTCTACGTCCGCAAGGACAGCCCGATCCTTAAGAAGAAGGGCTACAACCCCGAATACCCCGATGTTTATGGTACGCCTGAGACGGTCAAGGGAAGCACCATTCTGCTGACCTCCCAGACCACCGTGCACTACATCATCGGCAAGTGGCTCGAGATCCTTGGCCTCAAGGAGAGCGACGTCAAGATCACCAACATGGAAATGCCTTCCATCGTGGCCGCCTTTGAAAAGGGCATCGGCGACGTGGCTTCCGTGTGGGCGCCCGTCACCTTCCAGGCCGAATCCCGTGGCTGGGTGAAGGCCGGTTCCACCGGTACCACCAAAGCCTACACCGCCACCGTCCTGGTCGGCGACAAGGAGTGGTGCGACAAGAACCCCGAAACCGCCGCCAAGTTCCTGCGCGTGTACTACCGCGTCTCCCAGCTCCTGAAGGCCCAGGGTTCCTCCCCTGAGATGGTCAAGTCCTATCAGGACTTCATGAACGACTTCTGCGGCACCAAGATGAGCGCCGATGATGCCAAGAAGGACCTGGACGTGCATCCTCGCTGGACCCTGGCCGAAGCGACCAAGTTGAACGACGCCGCCAAGGGCGAGGCTGAGATGACCCGCTGGCAGAACCAAGCCGCCGAGTTCTTCACCCGCATGGGGCGCTTCTCTCCTGCCGAGCTTGAGAAGTTCAAGAAGGCCGGGATCGTCACCGACAAGTTCCTGAAGATCGCAGGGCAGCAGCCCCTCCCGCAATAA
- a CDS encoding outer membrane homotrimeric porin, which yields MRLIGHLVLAAAMFLGCLASAEAATEVKMTGDVRVHANFWSKMQYTGWNYNGSQTADAMTIYERFRVRTDFIANESLKFRLGIKIGDVPWGSGTFTVDNPAVSIQVYQAFMQFKWPGSDVEFTVGMQDMDLPLSADWLDANPVLGGCRAAAAIVKVPVVDQFKIIAGFTRLVDSNKDFDPTTTQKSDEFDGYFMALPITLEGFKATPWGMISVAGRDTAYNKVWVGNGGYSNETLANNLLAAGSMGTSTSFKNNQNVYWWVGSTFAVTALDPFKFYADIMYGSGNDNDRSRNKRAGLFFDVAAEYTGFDMVTPQLTFWYSTGEDSSISNGSERMPVVVNYWSPSNSFLFDGDQAFANGFTNINAVGSWGFVAALDKISFVQDLTHRLTFSYARGTNSPAGLRKANALQGTGNYVQIGRDLTDKESVLAVNLDTKYNIYQNLAAIVETGWSHGDFQTSVWGHRMANATRGGDVWKVAFGLQYKF from the coding sequence ATGAGGTTAATTGGCCATCTGGTCTTGGCCGCAGCAATGTTTCTCGGCTGCCTGGCATCAGCCGAAGCTGCGACTGAAGTCAAAATGACCGGCGACGTTCGCGTCCATGCGAACTTCTGGTCAAAGATGCAGTACACTGGCTGGAACTACAACGGTTCACAAACCGCTGACGCGATGACCATTTACGAGCGTTTTCGCGTCCGCACGGACTTCATCGCCAACGAAAGCCTGAAGTTCCGCCTTGGTATCAAGATCGGCGATGTGCCCTGGGGTTCCGGTACCTTCACCGTGGACAACCCGGCCGTATCCATTCAGGTGTACCAGGCCTTCATGCAGTTCAAATGGCCTGGCTCTGATGTCGAATTCACCGTGGGCATGCAGGACATGGACCTGCCCCTGTCGGCCGATTGGCTTGATGCGAACCCCGTGCTCGGCGGCTGCCGCGCTGCGGCGGCCATCGTGAAAGTCCCGGTGGTTGACCAGTTCAAGATCATCGCCGGATTCACCCGGTTGGTCGATTCCAACAAGGATTTCGATCCCACCACCACCCAGAAGTCCGACGAATTCGACGGCTACTTCATGGCGCTGCCCATCACCCTTGAAGGCTTCAAGGCCACCCCGTGGGGCATGATCTCCGTGGCTGGCCGCGACACCGCCTACAACAAAGTGTGGGTTGGCAACGGCGGCTACTCCAACGAGACCCTGGCCAACAACCTGTTGGCGGCCGGCTCGATGGGTACGTCCACCTCGTTCAAGAACAATCAGAACGTCTACTGGTGGGTCGGCTCGACCTTCGCGGTGACCGCGCTTGATCCCTTCAAGTTCTACGCGGACATCATGTACGGTTCCGGCAACGACAACGACCGCTCGCGCAACAAGCGCGCCGGTCTCTTCTTCGATGTGGCGGCCGAGTACACCGGGTTTGACATGGTCACTCCCCAGCTGACCTTCTGGTACTCCACTGGTGAGGACAGCTCCATCTCCAACGGCTCTGAGCGCATGCCCGTGGTCGTCAACTACTGGAGCCCGAGCAACTCGTTCCTGTTCGACGGCGACCAGGCTTTCGCCAACGGATTCACCAACATCAACGCTGTCGGCTCCTGGGGTTTTGTCGCCGCTTTGGACAAGATCTCCTTCGTGCAGGACCTCACCCACCGTTTGACCTTCAGCTACGCCCGCGGCACCAACAGCCCCGCTGGCCTGCGCAAGGCCAACGCCCTGCAGGGAACCGGCAACTACGTGCAGATCGGACGTGACCTGACTGACAAAGAGTCCGTGTTGGCCGTCAACCTGGACACCAAGTACAACATCTACCAGAACTTGGCAGCCATCGTGGAGACCGGTTGGTCCCACGGCGATTTCCAGACCTCCGTCTGGGGTCATCGCATGGCGAATGCCACCCGTGGCGGCGACGTCTGGAAGGTGGCCTTCGGTCTGCAGTATAAGTTCTAG